In Streptomyces longhuiensis, the following proteins share a genomic window:
- a CDS encoding GNAT family N-acetyltransferase, which translates to MTTELRLEAITPANLETATALEVRPDQHHLVAPVVKSLAEAYVHPGVAWPRLIVDGDRAVGFLMAFFDIDFAGDGTGDDVRSGLWRLNIAAQEQGRGYGRFAVESVADEIRRRGGTRLTVTWHPGASGPEGFYLGLGFRPTGETSGDQTVGELDLARQPAPGRSRTA; encoded by the coding sequence ATGACGACGGAGCTTCGCCTGGAGGCGATCACCCCGGCCAACCTCGAGACCGCGACAGCCCTCGAGGTCCGGCCGGACCAGCACCACTTGGTCGCCCCCGTGGTGAAGTCCCTCGCCGAGGCCTACGTGCATCCCGGAGTGGCCTGGCCCCGGCTGATCGTGGACGGCGACCGGGCCGTCGGCTTCCTCATGGCCTTCTTCGACATCGACTTCGCCGGGGACGGTACGGGCGACGACGTGCGCTCCGGACTCTGGCGGCTGAACATCGCTGCCCAAGAACAGGGGCGGGGGTACGGCCGCTTCGCGGTCGAGTCCGTCGCGGACGAGATCCGGCGCCGCGGCGGAACCCGTCTCACGGTCACATGGCACCCCGGCGCGAGTGGCCCGGAAGGGTTCTACCTGGGGCTCGGGTTCCGGCCGACCGGCGAGACGAGCGGTGATCAGACGGTCGGA